Below is a window of Perca fluviatilis chromosome 14, GENO_Pfluv_1.0, whole genome shotgun sequence DNA.
TCCACGTCCAAAGACAGTGGCATCTGGGTCAATGAGGGGAAGAAGGAGGCCAGAACAACACATTTTACACCTGTTGCCTTGTGCTGACAGAGAAAGCCAACAGCTGGGTCACCCTGacttaaaatacagtttgtcTGTTGAGTCCTTCCTAAATTCTTAGTAACTACTTAGTTTCAAACTAGTGATTTACTAAATTGGATTGCACCAATAAAAAAATGGTCTTAGTAACAATGTTAGTGGTGTGTAAATCTGCTTTTACCAATCAGTAGCGAGAGAGGTAGCCAGCGTGCTATCAATTTCAGTTGACACTTAAGCAGCGGTAGTGGTTGTTAGTGGCCTAAATTGACAATTTCAAATTtttcttttgctgttttttaatgaatgtactgtatttatgaatgatatttttttcACTTGTTATGATTGGATGATTGCTTTTTGAACTGATGGCTAGGTGGGCAGCTGGTTACTCAAGGTACAAGTACAAATCCACGTACACTGATGAACGATCTTGTCTCCTTGGGCTCCTAAATGCCCTAAAATAACAGCTTTTTAATTTTATCAACACAGGGTGAGTTTCTGTAGAGATGCTTTAAAGTTGAAGCACTGTGAGTGGGCGAAGTGGATATCAAACTGGTGGGCATCACCTCGCTTTAAATCACACTCCTACATGAGGACACAGTGACTCTGCTCTTTTCACAGCCGTTCACATGTGaggcatcacacacacacgtgcatgttTAAACATGCAGGCAAGTTATTACGCACAAATAGAATTTGAAtgcatttaaataaactgagaACTTGAActaaatattttacattttgagaCACTCAGAAATAAAGCATTAAAGTGCCACATAGCAAGGTGCATTTCATTCAGTCTGAAGTATAttctaaatatgtttgtttaccACTATGTTTCTGATTTGGTAACACAGCAGATGTGCAGATGTTGCAGTATTTACAGCAGTGAGTGTTTCGCTTTGGGCAGCAGCTCACAATCTACTTATGAAAAGTCTGTTTCCTGTGCAGTCCTGATTGTTACCATGACGACACACGCAGTTAGAGGAGTGAAGAGCGCTAACCTTGTTATGGGACCCTCCCCCTCAGGCCCTTTCCTCGAGAGCAGCAAACACTGCTGGGACAAGAGGCCGAGCTCCTCTTTCTACTCTTCTTAATAGCAGCAGAAGTAGATGCCGCattgttttcactttttaaaacctTCACTcctatttttttaaacctgtttGAACACTTGTATTCTTAAATGAAagccaatgtaaaaaaaaaaaaagtaatccgcAGGTGAAATATTTGCAGTTGAAATTTAGTTTGAAATATTTGTTGCAATATTTCAATTTGTGCGAGTAACGTGACACAAAGCAAATTTTGCCGCTGGTGtgaacaaaacataaaactccctagttaccactttatgttgtttttttaatccatacaaaaactGAACAAGTAGTGTTGTTATGTCCAGGTTGATGCACCATgatgttgccaggcaaccagcagagactcCAAAAAGTCACTGTGCCCAGCTAAGAAATAGTCCCACACATAGCccatcactttttttgtcaaaatacAATCTAGTTTTATTGAACTTCTATGGCCCAATAAAACACAGAGGTGAACACACATGGAGATAAAATGTAAGACAGGCAATACACAGGCTggaagataaaagcatgaacCAAATGATCTCATACAGTACAAGCTGATCACATATATCAACAAATATCTCTCTACAAGGATGCAACTCCAGtgtgatgtgaaaaaaaataacaatcacAACTTTAAAAACcatacaaaaacaacataacattgaacatacagtacagaaaaGCCACGGCTTTTTCCAATTATTTCAACTTGGAATAAGTAGCGTGACTGATTGTCAAGCTTACTTCTCTACTTGAAtgattcatatatttatataacgTAAATATTATTAAACGTAATAGTACTAAACTGTAAGACTGTTTTAAGTGTTTAAATTGCTTTAACATAATTAAGttccatttcattttattgtgaGGTCAGCTTATTTGACTAAAAACATACACAagtgcagaagaagaagatggatCCACCTGTTTTTAAATAATGCTgcaacaagtaaaataaatgtaatccaCTCATTAAACCAGCAGATGTACTGCAGATAATGAGCTATATCAGAACTCTCCTGCTATTGCTTTGTAAATTGGGTCATGCTCTATTATAGAACCATAACTCCCTGTATTccaaagagaaaaggaaagggACCAAGAAGGTGATGACAGTGCCAAAGAAATAGTAGACTTCTTTTGACAGCGGCTAAGATGCCGCGGTAGGAACAGAAGAATTGCATAGTTCAGCAGCATCATCTTTTTCGTATTTTCCTATTTTGAGCCCGTTGTATTTCTTTTTCGAATGTATCTGTGCAGGTCTGAAACCTTTCCGCCACGTATGACTGCGGTGGCTCATTAGAATAATGAGCGAGACGAGAGGTCTATTTTTACAAACGAGGGGGTGAGAATGTGACGGAGGGTGAGATTTCATGAGGCAAAAGCAAGCActgagtttatttattttttatcgtGAACAGAATCTGGATGTAAATGTACAGAGAGTGGCTTTAACAGGCGCAGAATCAAAGTATTTGAACCTGAGCACTTTCTGGTTTTAATGAAGCCAAAAGGCCAACTGTCCCCAAGAGTCAAGATGTTTAAAATCAGTATTTTCTGGCGGGAAAAATAACATCACTCTGAAATATGGAGGGTCACATCTATTAAACAACTTGAAGTTACTAACCTGTGTAAAGCACCATATTTTTGCTTCCATTTTGTGCTATCCATTTCATAGTCGGAGTTGGTGGGACTTTTTGTAATGAAACTATTCTCTTGGAACAGAAATGTTGGGTCAAGCGCTGGCCCAGGGTAGAAGGAAGGACACAATAACAATGacgagggagagggagaggggcagcaagaggaggaggatgagagggagggagagggaagaTGGCCACAGACACATCAAGCGTTTGGAACCTCTGGGCAGTTCAACCGGACTCTTTTGCCTCTCGACGTTTGGCCGGCAGATGACCAGTGGCCTGACCTGTGATATACTCTCCTGgaagacaaagaagaaaaaggtgagAGTTGTTATTGTATGGACAAAATGATCAATGAAATTATGTACATTTGCACATTTTAAAGTGTGCActgataaaaatgtatttgtggtTATTTCTTAATACATTTCATTTGGTTCACCGgcagttaaaggtgcagtaggtaagccttataaaactaactgtctgtcatatttgctgatactgaccctatgttcgattagaactacatgaagcaagtaattcaaaaaaaaaatctggctcctctggcaccacctataGCCTGTAGTGCacaatccaccgctccctgttcagatgcaccaatcagggccagggggttgtctaactgcatgtcaatcactgctcatgcacacacattcattctcccttgtggggggaggggcttaggagaccaatTTGGGCTTTAATGGAAAGGGggaagggactgagaagttgtcgatgttcaaatgttttgactaagtcctggatcttcgcaatcctacctacagcacctttaagctgTGCTTCATCTGAACCTGTGTTCGTTTTGACGGAACAGTCAGGTTCAACTTAGCCACAGCTAAAGTTCGGTTTAGCGTAACCTTTTCTAAACCGTGGATAAGTTAGTCAGATACTAGTATTGACTCTTGAGTCCTTCAAGTGTCACAATGAAAGGTCAAATATATTGAAGTtgcctttttgtgttttctacCTCCAGTATGGTCCTGCTGTGTGGTCTGTCAGGACTGAGCCTGAGGTTCCAGCGGTGTGATCTGTGGCTCTGCCCACCGTCGTCCTCGCTCTCTGTGGTGTCTTGCCGCGCCACCCGCGGCCGCTTACGTCTCCGCGAGCTGATTCGCTGGAGAGAACCTGGCTCCTGGAGTCTGAACCAATCACGTTGAAGGCACAAGGTCAGAGatcctgtgtgagtgtgtgtgtgtgtgtgtgtgtgtgtgcgtgtgtgtgagtgaaagtgTTTATGCACATCACACCTGCAATCTGTATCCTCTATATCAGCATCTGCATCACTCTCCCCCTGAGGGTCAGACATTACACACTCCTCCTGTAGACCAATGAAATATATGAAAGacataaaatatacagtatatgtattgtATCTTGTATTTTTGTAGTTGTTGGATAAAACCCAGATGAGCCCCAGTGAGTCATCCCCGTCCACGACTATTTGTAAACCAAAAGCAACAACACTTGATGATGGCATTTGTCTGGGTGCGTGTTCTCATGCGTCACTTTATGAACACCTTTATTATTATGCATAATTCAGCTGACACCTACATGACTAATACAGAAAGACCTATTCTGGTGGTTGCTTCCTACTGATTTTACTTTGAGAGCTCACAGGCAAATACAAAGACTTATATCTATGATCTGAAAAATCACATCCCATGACTGTGATTAACTTGATTACATTCTTTAATAGATTGCCAGCCCTaatgtatgtttatttatatatatatatatatattatatatatatatatatatatatatatatatagtttatcaATGATGCCCAGCTATACGGACGGGTGTATTGTTGAATAACAGTAATTGCATATCTGCCAAAGCATTGCATACCATAACTGTTAATTTTTTGTTCATGGAAATACTTAAGGGAAATATATTAAGCGTACATTATTCCCTTATAATTTAGACGATTAAAGGAGTAGTTAGACATTTTGGCAAAtatgctttttccctttttttcttttttttagctgCTCCCAGAaaactgttagcttagcttagcacaaatactagaaacaaggggaaacagctagcctggctctatcaaaaggttaaaaaaagaaatctgcctACCAACACCTCTCACGAATTAACATTTTATATCTCCTCTGTTAAATCTGCATTAAAACCAAAGTAAACGACACATTGTGGTTTTACAGGGGATTGTGTGGCTAGCagtctcctggctgtagctttatatttcacagttggaGTTGCATTGTTTCTTTGTCTAACTCTTGAACCAGTGCatatcccaaaatgttgaactattcttttaaataaaacagtGGAAACACATCTAAAGCCTCCTCTCCTACCAGTTCTATTTCAAGTAGTAATACGGCTTCTATGTATAATGTTGTGTCCTCTAAGGTTTCATTGTGACCTGGAACATAAATTATGTCATTACTCCGTCGTCACAATATCTTTTTTGGTTTTGACCTTTGTGTAATGGACCTTGGTATTAGTCACGTATGCATTACATGCTGCAACCTTGAAATAGGCGTGCAAAACCACAGCTGCCCGCTataatacatttatatctaAAGACACTTGCAGATCAGACTCTAGTCAAGCGTCTGAAGTAgttgcactcacacacacacacttgtcatGAAGAAACACAAGTCACACATTACCTCTGTGCCGTATCCCTCAGAGTACCTGGTTATCATTACCCTGTTTTTTCCACAGTGCTCACACAGCAGTGTTTCCTGCATGAGAACAGAAAGTCGAATAATCTGACAACATCATGGACAGGTGCTTTAAAACATACTGTAAtgaatacacagacacagcagcagacagagagacaggtcagcAGGACGTTAAAGGTATGTAATTAGAGCACGATTACAGATGAAGAAACACTGAGCCGCGGCCACAGACACTTCAGTGGGAAGCCTGAGCACTCACCGGCGTAGGCGTGTGTGCTTCTGAGTAAAGTGTACAGGGACTGGCCTCGCACAGACACACTACATTTACCTCTCCACAACTCGCCCCCatctgagacagagagacaaagacagagagcaTAAACTGTTGACTTATGTGAAGCTTCTCGTCCCTTTTTATCGTTAGCCAGCAGCATATTAACAAAGTAAGTTAAAGGACAGGAGTGACGCCTTGGTGGACACAAACTTATATAATGTACAGTACGACGGGATCAATATCATGTAAGAACATGAAGATATTATCGCATATCAGCCAAAGTGCTTTATTTCATGCATCCCTCTCGTTTGCTCAGTGATGCGATTTCTGGCTTTTAACCTTTTCCGCCCACTCACATTTTAAACTGCTCAAAAGTGGAGGAGTTGACTGGCACTGCCAACAATTTGAGATGTGAAGGCTGATGAATCCATGTGATTCAGCCAGAGAACATCAGAGCAATTATCAAATACATGGGAATAAATTACCCGTTTATTGTATCATCATTAGATTACTTGTATTTCATGTTAAAATGTAGCTTTGTGTCAATTACAGGCCACCAGATGTGATTCTTATATCATAATACAGGTTCTCAAAGTATGCATGAGGTAACATGGTATGAATAAATGACCTCACCTCATAGTCATTCTCAGACGTCTCTCCGGAGGAAAAGAGGCCGTGGGAGTCAGATTCCCTCTGCAGCATGACCTCCGACCTggctcacacactcacatagaCCTGCTGCGGCACATAAACAGCAGAGAACGTAGCTCAGTAACATTAATCACGTTTTTTTGTGGAAGTTTTACCTCCTGGAAATTGAAGATTTGAGGTTAGGGAGGcttattgtttgttttacaaACATTATGAATGTTTTAGTAAAAGAATGTGATAGAAAGGATACAATATTCAATATCACAGGTGAAATCACGTCATGATTAAATCGTTTACAAAATTGTGGTGTCCCAGTTAATATTATGAAGcaaattctatatttttctaatTGGTACCAGGTTCTAATAAGGCACTCTGTATAAAGAGTTCATGAGTCTTGAGCAATGGCTTTATTTTTGATTGATAGATatttatataggctacagtacAGTTTCACGGGTAATATAGGACTGATAATCCTGCAATTCCCATATGGCTGAGCCAATGATAATGATGCACATTTTCAATTTCCTTTTCTTTAAAGTGAAGAAAttagaattgtttttacttttttaacttAGTGCTAGTATAGCCTACAGATGATGCTGTATTTACGCAAGCAACCTCACAGTAACATCTGCTCAGCAGTGTCCGCACTCCCATTACGTAATAACCTACGACATTCAATGTTAGAGGCTGACAACTTTTCAGATAAAGATGCTGAGGGGAAAAGACGCTGTCAACATTAAGAGATCATGTCTTTTAATGATATTCAAAGACACATGCCacatttattattatacacacatacaaacaactctTAATTCTAAGCGACAATAAATAGAACAGAGTAACCCATTTTACCTTAAACGCATTCTGTCCAAGAACATGAAATAAACCCATACAAAAAGTGAATGGAGTTCTGTATCTGTATttagaggatgaggaggagaacGCGGCGATGCTTCTCATCGTGACGCGGGGAAGCCATGAGCTCGCGCTGCTTGTAAATGTTTGACATTGTAGCAAATCCTCTGTGTGATGTCAGCCCAAACGATGACAGGCAGCTACAGTCCGGCAAACGCGCGCTCTCCGGGATGTTCCCAAAGCAACGCGGGAGCGCGGAAAACGGCAGGAGGGACTTCCGTTCGGGACTTTCGAAATAAAAGTCAGTATTTAAGTCAAAAAAGTAgggattttgtttgtttgtttgtttgtatataaTATGCATGCAATCAGgcctattttatatatatatatatatatatatatatatatataatcactATTTTCATCATACATGTATTGTGTTATATGTAGCCTATGcatgtattttatgtttatgGCATAATATTGGATTTGGACACAAAAATGCTAATTAAATACAGTACAAAAAATTTCGTACCAGTCATACCAGTGGATCAGTTATGGGGTCCCATGACAAAACTGAGCTGCTTTCAGGACCTTTAGGAGCATATCATGTGCATATACCTACTTT
It encodes the following:
- the si:ch211-63p21.1 gene encoding uncharacterized protein si:ch211-63p21.1 codes for the protein MLQRESDSHGLFSSGETSENDYEMGASCGEVNVVCLCEASPCTLYSEAHTPTPETLLCEHCGKNRVMITRYSEGYGTEEECVMSDPQGESDADADIEDTDCRLQEPGSLQRISSRRRKRPRVARQDTTESEDDGGQSHRSHRWNLRLSPDRPHSRTILEESISQVRPLVICRPNVERQKSPVELPRGSKRLMCLWPSSLSLPLILLLLLPLSLSLVIVIVSFLLPWASA